Genomic window (Phaeodactylum tricornutum CCAP 1055/1 chromosome 3, complete sequence):
ATCCTAAGTGGAGCAACAACACCTTTGCCGTCCAACCCCCATCCCCGCTTACTCCACACTTGTCTTCTCATCCACTCTTaccaaacacaaacacaataAAACTTTCTCGAAGCGTCCAAGCCGTCACGGCGCTGGCAAAGACCAACAGTGAGTCCGACGCCAGCTGGGAGAGACCGTCAATCCGAGTATTTGATATCATATCCATAAATTCCTCAATACCGTTCACCTCTGACGCCACCATCTCTTCCAATTTGTGATTGTCACCTGCTTTCCAGCTGTTGCACCAGGAACTTGGCACATTCATGGGGACTTGTCACCAAGTCTGCTCTTaatttgtcaaaaatgtgaATGCGCATATCCATTGATGCGGTACGCCAACCAATTTACCCTTTGACGGGAGATTCCTGTTCTAGTTCACAGGAAAAAAATGTTCCAGGATGATTGGAATAGACACCAAACAACAATGCCGAAGGCAAATCAAAGTAACAACAATACGGAATCGCTGTCATTACAGCAAGGACAAAGCACGGGATTTCCAATGACTATCTGCCAAAAAAACTTCCGGTCATGTGTTTGTCGTTTCCCCAAGActcgctgacagtgaagcaaaGTCAACTCCATCCACATAACTCCAATACGCCAGTACTAGAACTACAAGAGGGAGTGCGAAATTTGTGAATGCAGCCCCAATAGGTCCACCAAATTTGTTCTCGAACGCTGCCGCTGCACGGTTTTGTTGCTTGGGAATAGCCGTCGTAAGTGTCGTTGTGCTATAGTCTTCCGATCCCTTTCTAAGCGTCGAAGGCAACTTTTTATTCTTGTGTAACAAGATCTGTTTCAaaagctaacagtaagttttCTTCCCTATTCACGTCTCGTACCGTTACCCATCTTCATTGACTGCAAGGTCGTCCCGTCAGTCTACGTACTCTACCCGAGTGCACTGTCAGTTGTGGCTACTAAAAGAAGAGACATTTGCAGAGTGGCATTCATTCAAAAGACTGGTAGTGTATCCACACTTAATGTGTATTCGTTGTTCAAACTCCTGGGCTACACTTTGTTCTCTGTATGCGtggggtaaagtgttcacagtcaactgctgtccTCTCTAGACTGATTGAAGCTTGAagggttggaagcagctcatccatgccagcgcgatacctccacTATATTATATACAGAGCATTCACCAAGCAtttgattattttctaattgaTAATTTTACTTagaagccgtttcgcgctcaatcaaaagtacttagaaattttcagattcggccgaaatagcgattttttcatgtcgcagaggccgaaatagcggttttcctcaagTAAAATCCTGCAAACACATTTCAGCATCACTCTCTAGAATAAAAAAACCTACTAGAGACCAGTCCAAATACAGATGATACATAATTCGTTATATGGGCAAGTAGGACAACCCTGTGCTAACGGGCGCATACCAGACGCTTAGCGACGATCGTCTCGAAACAAAGCATAAATCGTCGCCTCACTTCGCGAAGTCTTTTTCTCCGTGTGGTCGATGGGTTGGAAGTGCATCCATCATCGACGAGAGTAATCAGTCTCAAAAATCAACAAAGTCAAGATCACCCAATAAGTTTAGGAGCATTAAGGCACAGCAATGAATGGCGACGGTTCTGACAACGGCGCACCTGATTTTGAGGCGTTGAAAAAATCCGTGAAAAATGGCATTCGCAAGGCGGTGGAGGCAACGAATCGTCTTCTCGCATCTCTAGAGACGACCACTGATAGCGTCAGCAAACCGTTGGCAAAGGGTGTGAAAAAGGTTGAACAAGAAGGTTCTTATCTGGCTGGACAAGTTATGCGCGTATACGAGCGCCGTTATGAGTATGGTCCTCACTTGGTCGCGGGCAGCGCTCTGGCAGTTGGAGGATTGATGACGCTTCGACGCGGTAAGATCTTAGGTGCTGCGTCAGCTGCCTTATCTGGGGGTCTCGCTTACGTTGCGGTTTATGAGCCAATTCCGCTGCAAGACATGCCTGATCTTATTTTTGGATCAAAAAAATAGTATATTCTGCAACTTGATCTCGAAATTAGAAGGCATTCAGTTCTTATACGCATATGGAGCTGATGTAGCTCACTATTAGCAATATTTACAGGCGATCCATTCATTTACGATGTATTATGGTTTGCAAGCAATATTCTAATCAATTGTACAACCCAGTAGATCATAAATGCTCTtacgcaaatatttggtcAGCTGTTCTGTGCCAgtcgacgatgaagaatCGCTTCACGAAGTTTGGGAACCCAATGATCGTCAACTTTTCTGTTCACAAAACAGTTGTACTCCATTCCGTTTTCATCATAAGTTTCCTTGCCACTCCCTACGGAACCGTTTGGCCAAGGATACGCAACCGTGCAACCTTGCCATTTCTTGTCGTAGTCAAAGCGACATCGTCTTTTGTAACGATTGGTCATGTCGCGCTTGATAGTCTTTGTGTGTACCATGACAGCTTCGTGCAACTCATCTGTAACTCGCTCCGATGGAGCTCTTTCTCCAAACTTGCTTGACCATGTACCGTTGATCTGGTCCTTGTACTCCTTTAGTAGCCCTTTCGTAACGGTCGAGTAATGCACAAAATGATACGGAACGTAGTCTGCTCGGTAAATCTGTTTTCTCGCGCGTTCAGCCCAGGACGGCTTGGGACTACCAGCAGAGTCGCAGTTATAAGCTTCCAAAAATGTCTTATTCTCGGACTTTTCCAGGGCCCTTCCGTCGTCAACACTGACACTGTGTTCTTGGCGAAGGTAGCCGCGCGAGCTCCGAAAGGAAAGTATGTTGGTACCCTGAGCTCCAGCATTCAGCAAGACATCTTTTAAATTGGTATAATTTCCCATCGGCACGAAGTACTCGTCCGTGTCAAAGGCTGCAATCCACTCGGTAAATGGGGCATATCGAGTTCGGCAGCTATTTTCGGCAGCATACTGACTGGAACGTTCTCCTGTTGAGTCATGAGCTGGTATATTGTTGTTGCAAACGATACTCGGCCAATCAATCCGTGTCACCCTGCCCGGAAACTTAGCAAGGCTCGACTCCAATGAGGTAGCATTCGTATGGGCCCCGGTATTGTCATAAACATAAATGTGATCGAAACCCACCATCAAGTGAAATTCTATCCATTCCTTCAGACGCGAAATAGTATCTGTGTCGGCTCCTTTTTTTACGCCTCTTGTTTTGAACTCTGCTGACGCCCAAAGACACGCCGACAGAAAGTTTGGCTTCGATGGTTTTGAAGGTGATTCTAAGATCGGATGTGTCTCGTAAGACTTTTTGTCAACATCGCCTCCGTTGGGTGTTGGTGGATGGCAGATTGGAATGTTTTCCCATCTTCCACTCGCCTCTATTCGTGGGAGCACACTTTGTTTGCCC
Coding sequences:
- a CDS encoding predicted protein, with the protein product MNGDGSDNGAPDFEALKKSVKNGIRKAVEATNRLLASLETTTDSVSKPLAKGVKKVEQEGSYLAGQVMRVYERRYEYGPHLVAGSALAVGGLMTLRRGKILGAASAALSGGLAYVAVYEPIPLQDMPDLIFGSKK